Proteins from one Deltaproteobacteria bacterium genomic window:
- a CDS encoding alpha/beta fold hydrolase, protein METVPVHFFSCGSKCAALVWRPDAGGSERPRPGVVMCHGFTGIKEWLLPPFAEAFCAAGFVVLTFDYRGFGQSEGARGRLVPLEQVEDIRNAVTFLGAQPGVDAERIGLWGTSFGCANVVQAAGIDPRPWCVVGQVGFGSIPRRMRLSSTPEQRELLRVMLAQDAVQRVSTGVSQLIDPGTILNDEQSVAAFAQGLAALPQLATQLPLEAVERIMEYEPEQVVHRVAPRPLLLIGARYDTAVPISELECLYRAAAELKCLEILDIGHYEIYDLPHRTTAINLALDWFRRFLTPRP, encoded by the coding sequence ATGGAGACTGTACCGGTTCACTTCTTCAGTTGCGGCAGCAAGTGTGCTGCGCTGGTGTGGCGGCCCGACGCCGGCGGCAGCGAGCGGCCGCGTCCCGGCGTCGTCATGTGTCACGGGTTCACCGGCATCAAAGAGTGGTTGCTGCCGCCGTTTGCGGAAGCGTTTTGCGCCGCCGGCTTCGTGGTGCTGACGTTCGACTACCGAGGTTTCGGACAAAGCGAGGGTGCGCGCGGGCGCCTGGTGCCGCTCGAACAAGTCGAGGACATTCGCAACGCCGTCACCTTTCTCGGCGCTCAGCCCGGTGTCGATGCCGAGCGCATCGGCCTGTGGGGCACCAGCTTCGGCTGCGCCAACGTGGTGCAAGCAGCGGGCATCGATCCCCGGCCGTGGTGTGTCGTCGGCCAGGTCGGCTTCGGCAGCATCCCGCGCCGGATGCGGCTGAGCAGTACCCCCGAGCAGCGCGAGCTGCTGCGCGTCATGCTGGCGCAAGACGCGGTACAGCGGGTCAGCACCGGGGTCTCGCAGCTCATCGATCCCGGGACGATCCTCAACGATGAGCAGTCGGTGGCGGCGTTCGCCCAGGGGCTCGCGGCACTGCCGCAGCTGGCCACGCAGCTACCGCTCGAAGCGGTGGAACGGATCATGGAGTACGAGCCCGAGCAGGTTGTGCACCGCGTCGCACCGCGGCCGCTGCTGCTGATCGGCGCCCGCTACGACACCGCGGTACCGATCAGCGAGCTGGAGTGCCTGTACCGCGCGGCCGCCGAGCTGAAGTGCTTGGAGATCCTCGACATCGGCCACTACGAGATTTACGACCTGCCGCACCGCACCACCGCGATCAATCTCGCCCTCGACTGGTTTCGCCGCTTCCTCACGCCCCGCCCGTGA